In Candidatus Bathyarchaeum sp., a single genomic region encodes these proteins:
- a CDS encoding adenylosuccinate synthetase, producing MPCTVLVCGFFGDTGKGKMISYLAVKDKTAVTARAGVGPNAGHTVVHQGKTYKLRMLPSAFTAPDCRLLIGPGVLVNPDIFRKEIIDLNATGRVGIDPQCAIIEPKHMEADKKGFLAQKVKSTGSGSGPCNSDRVMRIAKLAKDFPDLEEYLVDVPLEVNTAIDEGKNVLIEGTQGTYLSLFHGTYPYCTSKDVCAAAACSDVGVGPTAVDDVVVVFKAYNTRVGAGPLNGELSWEEAERRGWAEIATNTGRKRRAAPFDFDLAKRAVMLNGATQVTITKIDILFPECAGVTQYDEVSKEAKAFIEKIEKHLKVPVTMLGTGPGTMEVVDRREELKC from the coding sequence ATGCCCTGTACAGTATTAGTTTGTGGATTTTTCGGTGACACCGGAAAAGGAAAAATGATTTCATATTTAGCCGTAAAAGACAAAACCGCAGTAACAGCCCGAGCCGGAGTAGGCCCCAACGCTGGACATACCGTAGTCCATCAAGGAAAAACTTACAAGCTCAGAATGTTACCCAGCGCATTTACAGCTCCTGATTGCCGTCTTCTTATTGGTCCGGGAGTTTTAGTTAACCCCGATATTTTCAGAAAAGAAATCATAGACCTAAATGCAACCGGCAGAGTCGGAATCGACCCCCAATGTGCAATCATTGAACCTAAACACATGGAAGCTGACAAAAAGGGCTTTTTGGCACAAAAAGTCAAATCAACAGGTTCTGGTTCAGGTCCATGCAACTCTGACCGCGTAATGCGTATTGCTAAATTGGCTAAAGACTTCCCTGACCTGGAAGAATACTTGGTTGATGTTCCTTTAGAAGTAAACACAGCTATTGACGAAGGCAAAAACGTGTTGATTGAAGGCACACAAGGAACATATTTGTCATTGTTCCATGGAACGTATCCATACTGCACTTCAAAAGATGTTTGTGCCGCAGCAGCATGTTCTGATGTTGGTGTTGGTCCAACTGCTGTAGACGATGTTGTTGTAGTTTTCAAAGCATACAACACCCGTGTAGGTGCAGGACCACTTAATGGAGAGCTATCCTGGGAAGAAGCCGAACGCAGAGGCTGGGCAGAAATTGCGACAAACACGGGGAGAAAACGACGTGCAGCTCCCTTTGATTTTGATTTAGCAAAACGTGCAGTTATGCTCAATGGAGCCACACAAGTTACAATTACAAAAATTGATATTTTGTTCCCAGAATGTGCAGGTGTTACACAATATGACGAAGTATCAAAAGAAGCAAAGGCTTTCATTGAAAAGATTGAGAAACACCTTAAAGTTCCAGTTACTATGCTTGGAACTGGTCCTGGAACAATGGAAGTTGTCGATCGAAGAGAAGAACTAAAATGCTAG
- a CDS encoding 60S ribosomal protein L22: MSNIIIDVSEVANYDDDCLKELTAFLEKKLDATVSSTKKEVTISFAEGNEASRSCMRLLLKKFLHRAALGEDFRVIAGDENGWVLKEKKEYVE; this comes from the coding sequence ATGTCAAACATAATAATTGATGTCTCGGAAGTTGCAAATTATGACGATGATTGCCTAAAAGAGCTAACAGCTTTTCTGGAAAAGAAACTGGATGCAACTGTTTCTTCTACTAAAAAAGAAGTAACCATCTCTTTTGCCGAAGGAAACGAAGCTTCAAGGTCATGTATGCGGTTGCTTCTTAAGAAGTTCTTGCACAGAGCCGCCTTAGGGGAAGACTTTAGGGTCATCGCAGGTGATGAAAACGGCTGGGTGCTCAAAGAAAAGAAGGAATACGTTGAGTAA
- a CDS encoding winged helix-turn-helix transcriptional regulator, with amino-acid sequence MRKNQQKLQLLFALIKGARRSDKELSKITGTTRSTVTRTRRALEIEGYINEYTILPEFTKIGYTLLAFTFLTLSTLEKDWREKQMEWFKNHNSILFAADGEGLATNIIMSAHKNYSDFSNFISGLRVDSQEFYDDIQFFVVDLVKKENTYLPFSLTRLDPDFTDDSNQTN; translated from the coding sequence GTGCGAAAAAATCAGCAGAAATTGCAACTTCTGTTTGCTTTGATTAAAGGTGCTCGAAGAAGTGATAAAGAATTGTCCAAAATCACTGGTACCACAAGGTCCACTGTGACTCGAACAAGGAGGGCACTTGAAATCGAAGGCTACATTAATGAATACACTATTTTGCCTGAATTTACAAAAATTGGTTACACCCTCTTGGCTTTTACATTTTTAACGTTGAGTACCTTAGAAAAAGACTGGCGTGAAAAACAAATGGAGTGGTTTAAAAATCACAATTCTATATTATTCGCTGCTGACGGCGAAGGTTTAGCTACAAACATAATTATGTCTGCGCATAAAAACTACTCAGATTTTTCCAATTTTATTAGCGGTTTGAGAGTGGATTCACAAGAGTTCTATGATGACATTCAATTTTTTGTGGTAGATTTAGTTAAAAAAGAAAACACGTATTTGCCTTTTTCTTTGACGCGGCTAGATCCTGATTTTACAGATGATTCAAACCAAACTAATTAG
- a CDS encoding PQQ-binding-like beta-propeller repeat protein codes for MNKKKLYSHGVFLTLMMMSMLTVTMISPIQGQTTVGFGETQYPWANVAYDLEATGYTPSPGPQSSHLLWKSTTGTSNAPFVFSVAEGMVFTKSVFDGMVFAFDAETGETVWQTEVGRAKSPEAVIYNDGHVYTDAENYSIVRLDAVTGALNWKYYFPRDLVLATAENPVYRVNYPLVCGNDMIYVGVGDTLFCLQDQYDHCCWADMVEPFDNVKTLWTFTLPDASSYGWGGFHSPTLSGDMLYCGAFNGVVYCFNATTGEIIWNYNVPECAFMMVEQISLSDGYAVVPAGDRLVCLDAATGEFVWDALPGSLPSSVAIHDGKVFAYDTTLDGSPKLFYCFDLQTGDALWTFAPKENSAAYYYPVIADGNVYITASFVLPDDNGNPELHGWGQCLDEETGTLKWEVEMDAGPYKKGYGACVGATVISDGKWYIHNGATGYVYCFGMGPTAVSLSVTDSSLELGKDTVVYGTLSDLSPATPDVPISNAQVDLFADTTKIATVTTDANGLFYTLWNPSAEGIYAIQACYAGSTSYEPSTTITTLVQVGPATTPAQSIEPEQTEATATAPLIGTELAIIIAIVAACVLSVVAYLVLRKRK; via the coding sequence ATGAATAAAAAAAAATTATACTCCCATGGAGTTTTTTTAACTCTAATGATGATGTCAATGCTCACGGTTACTATGATTTCGCCAATTCAAGGTCAAACGACTGTTGGATTTGGTGAAACGCAGTATCCATGGGCGAATGTTGCATATGATCTGGAAGCTACTGGATACACACCAAGCCCAGGTCCACAATCATCTCATTTGTTATGGAAATCGACAACTGGTACTTCTAATGCGCCTTTTGTCTTTTCAGTTGCTGAAGGCATGGTTTTCACAAAAAGTGTGTTCGATGGAATGGTTTTTGCTTTTGATGCAGAGACGGGAGAAACTGTATGGCAAACTGAAGTAGGTCGAGCTAAAAGTCCCGAAGCGGTGATCTATAATGACGGTCATGTCTACACTGATGCGGAAAATTACAGCATTGTTCGCTTGGACGCTGTAACTGGAGCACTAAATTGGAAGTACTACTTTCCTCGAGACCTTGTTTTAGCCACTGCAGAAAATCCTGTGTATCGTGTAAATTATCCACTTGTTTGTGGTAATGACATGATTTACGTAGGCGTTGGAGACACTCTGTTTTGCCTGCAAGACCAGTATGATCATTGTTGTTGGGCTGATATGGTAGAACCCTTCGATAATGTTAAGACACTATGGACATTCACTTTGCCCGATGCATCATCCTATGGATGGGGAGGTTTTCACAGCCCTACGCTATCTGGTGACATGCTCTATTGTGGAGCCTTTAATGGCGTGGTATACTGTTTTAATGCAACCACTGGAGAAATAATATGGAATTACAATGTACCTGAATGTGCTTTTATGATGGTGGAACAAATTAGTCTATCTGATGGATACGCTGTTGTTCCTGCAGGTGACCGTTTAGTATGCCTTGATGCTGCGACAGGAGAATTTGTGTGGGATGCATTACCAGGATCACTTCCATCTTCAGTAGCGATACATGATGGAAAGGTCTTCGCTTATGATACTACCTTAGATGGCTCTCCTAAACTGTTTTATTGCTTTGACTTACAGACAGGAGATGCTTTGTGGACATTTGCACCAAAAGAGAATTCAGCTGCTTACTATTACCCTGTAATTGCTGATGGTAATGTCTATATCACTGCTTCATTTGTCTTACCCGACGACAATGGCAACCCTGAATTACATGGATGGGGTCAATGTTTGGATGAGGAAACAGGAACGCTAAAATGGGAGGTCGAAATGGATGCTGGTCCTTATAAAAAGGGTTATGGGGCTTGCGTTGGTGCAACTGTAATCTCAGATGGTAAATGGTACATCCATAATGGAGCTACAGGATATGTATATTGTTTTGGAATGGGTCCAACTGCAGTTTCGTTATCTGTCACGGATTCTTCTTTGGAACTTGGAAAAGACACTGTTGTCTACGGTACTCTTAGTGATCTATCTCCTGCTACTCCAGATGTTCCTATTTCTAATGCTCAAGTAGACTTGTTTGCAGACACCACTAAAATCGCTACAGTTACCACAGATGCTAATGGATTATTCTATACCCTGTGGAATCCATCCGCTGAAGGAATTTATGCTATTCAAGCTTGCTACGCAGGAAGTACTTCTTATGAGCCATCAACTACCATTACTACTTTAGTTCAAGTTGGTCCTGCAACAACACCTGCACAATCAATTGAACCTGAACAAACAGAAGCTACTGCAACAGCTCCACTTATCGGCACTGAATTAGCCATAATTATTGCAATCGTAGCCGCTTGCGTATTAAGCGTAGTAGCATATTTGGTGCTAAGAAAAAGGAAATAA
- a CDS encoding FtsX-like permease family protein, with translation MFKTIRNYAIKEIKKRKLRSTASIIGYVIAVTFLIVTVTFAQSYNVEATSQLNQIGTHFVVYTPESIICPCHLAIDIGPFFKSAYTYTFDSDLVEKVSTLAGVLDAAPCLMFRLDNLTICGVDYDSLATQTNVVNAKTLVVGNYSKVNDSGAVLIDSVYAGVTGLTVGDSLNAFDQTFTVVGIVNPSVYSKPAGIASMYAPLDVVQEIGKHYARLYLFEMDDINVVLVEMSSEGNSTAINSLEKDVLETLNDYTGEIGTVVGYQCSTAARKVISVTTESAWAISIVLLICMTLFALKSQFGSVVERTREIGILKAIGWADSDITKQVFLESLLQGVAGGIIGVGLSYFIIFLIPSLNLVSTQNLVLTISPILPLVGLVFSISGGILAGIFPAWRAAKLQPAEALRHL, from the coding sequence GTGTTTAAAACGATCCGTAATTATGCAATCAAAGAAATTAAAAAGCGAAAGCTCCGCAGTACTGCTTCTATAATTGGTTATGTCATTGCAGTTACATTCTTAATTGTCACTGTTACGTTTGCACAAAGCTACAATGTAGAAGCCACTTCTCAATTGAATCAGATTGGGACTCATTTCGTAGTATACACTCCTGAATCAATAATCTGCCCGTGTCATTTGGCTATAGATATTGGTCCATTTTTCAAATCAGCGTATACGTACACATTCGACTCAGATCTGGTTGAAAAAGTATCTACTTTGGCCGGTGTTCTTGACGCTGCACCTTGTTTGATGTTTAGACTTGATAATCTAACCATATGTGGAGTTGATTATGATTCTCTAGCAACGCAAACTAATGTTGTAAACGCTAAAACGTTAGTCGTTGGCAATTATTCAAAGGTAAATGATTCTGGTGCAGTTCTTATCGACTCGGTTTATGCTGGAGTGACAGGACTAACAGTGGGAGATAGTCTAAATGCATTCGATCAAACTTTCACCGTTGTTGGAATCGTAAATCCAAGTGTTTATAGTAAACCTGCAGGTATAGCTAGCATGTACGCCCCTCTTGATGTGGTTCAAGAAATCGGAAAACATTATGCTCGTCTCTATCTTTTTGAAATGGATGATATTAATGTTGTACTTGTAGAGATGTCTTCTGAAGGGAATTCAACAGCTATTAATTCCCTAGAGAAAGACGTCTTAGAAACTTTAAATGATTACACAGGAGAAATAGGTACCGTTGTTGGCTACCAATGTAGTACAGCTGCTAGAAAAGTTATTTCAGTTACTACTGAAAGCGCTTGGGCAATATCAATTGTTCTCCTTATTTGTATGACTCTGTTTGCACTTAAATCTCAATTTGGGTCTGTTGTTGAACGAACACGAGAAATTGGGATTCTCAAAGCGATAGGTTGGGCAGATTCCGATATTACTAAACAAGTATTTCTTGAATCTCTGTTACAGGGAGTTGCTGGTGGAATTATTGGCGTTGGCTTAAGTTATTTCATCATTTTCCTTATTCCAAGCCTCAATTTGGTGTCTACCCAGAATCTTGTTTTGACGATTTCACCAATTCTGCCTCTGGTCGGGTTAGTTTTTTCGATCAGTGGCGGAATATTGGCTGGCATATTCCCTGCTTGGCGTGCAGCAAAACTGCAACCCGCTGAAGCACTTAGACATCTGTGA
- a CDS encoding DUF447 family protein, with amino-acid sequence MTKLQDLGFHEGTISETIVSTCDLNGNPNAAPMGIEIKNSNQLVIRPFVTSLTYKNLQETHSAVVNITFEPNLFYVTAFKEANHDGKLSTNLFENAKTVSAPRLKSAKAFVEVFVKETRSIGVDRAEFLCDFKHIETAKILPKVYCRAQFATIEAIIHATRIELFLKGNEQQQKRGLKLVELVNGCQDVVNKTAPNSVYSKIMNDLNKRIESWRNTQ; translated from the coding sequence ATGACAAAACTCCAAGATTTAGGTTTTCATGAAGGAACAATTTCAGAAACAATAGTTTCTACTTGTGACTTAAACGGGAACCCAAACGCCGCCCCAATGGGAATCGAAATCAAAAACAGCAATCAACTGGTTATTCGACCTTTTGTTACGTCCTTAACCTACAAAAACCTTCAAGAAACACATTCAGCAGTAGTAAACATAACCTTTGAACCTAACCTGTTTTATGTTACAGCCTTCAAAGAAGCAAACCATGACGGAAAACTGTCTACGAACCTTTTTGAAAACGCAAAAACCGTTTCTGCTCCTCGACTCAAATCTGCAAAAGCCTTTGTTGAAGTTTTTGTCAAAGAAACACGTTCTATCGGAGTGGACCGTGCAGAGTTTCTTTGTGATTTTAAACATATTGAAACAGCAAAGATTTTGCCAAAAGTGTATTGTCGCGCCCAGTTCGCAACAATTGAAGCCATAATCCACGCAACCCGTATTGAATTGTTCTTGAAGGGAAATGAGCAACAGCAAAAACGCGGACTTAAGCTGGTGGAGTTAGTTAACGGTTGTCAGGATGTAGTAAACAAGACAGCACCAAACTCAGTTTACTCAAAAATCATGAACGACCTAAACAAACGAATCGAATCATGGAGAAACACACAATGA